One stretch of Ipomoea triloba cultivar NCNSP0323 chromosome 8, ASM357664v1 DNA includes these proteins:
- the LOC116027606 gene encoding G-type lectin S-receptor-like serine/threonine-protein kinase At4g27290, protein MKLGWNFVTGHEVYATARKSENDPSSGQFTLHYDPTGYPQGVIKNGSQKRFVTGPWNGLGWSGMPELAPDARQYKYQVSMNPREVYARYDILNNWIVAREVLTSSGDLQLLAWVHEVQSWISFIKTPRDVCDIYAICGANGICNMANSPVCGCFEKFTNNNRKGLNNWSDGCHRRKPLKCENGTDGFKKYSGIKLPDTSYSWFNRTMSLKDCEHKCLKNCSCTAYSSLDISKGGSGCLLWFNELIDIRVLLEKGQDIYIRLDSSEIPGSNSITGGPHSSSKGKKVKIIIGGLVLGLTTMTLLGLSLGLYFYKKSKKEMKLKEWLELPLFDLSTISKATNNFLYDNKVGEGGFGAVYRGVFEDKQEIAVKRLSKASTQGVEEFKNEVICIAKLQHRNLVKLLGCCIQGEEKLLVYEFMANKSLDTFIFDEARSKLLDWPKRLSIIIGTARGLMYLHQDSRLRVIHRDLKASNVLLDNNMNPKISDFGLARSVVGDATEANTNRIFGTHGYISPEYAIDGIFSIKSDTFSFGVLLLEIVTGKRNRKFCHPDHGHNLIGHAWKLYKENKALELIDVHLAPSCDISQVQRCIHVGLLCVQERPEDRPTMSSVVTILSNDNTLPEAKEPGFFTERKVNEGECSSNTQEMSSGNGCSFTILDPR, encoded by the exons ATGAAGCTCGGGTGGAATTTCGTGACAGGCCACGAGGTATATGCCACGGCTAGGAAGAGCGAAAACGACCCATCCTCGGGGCAATTCACACTCCACTACGACCCAACCGGGTACCCACAAGGTGTAATCAAGAATGGTTCACAAAAGAGGTTTGTAACTGGGCCCTGGAATGGTCTCGGGTGGAGTGGAATGCCCGAATTGGCCCCTGATGCTCGTCAATACAAGTACCAAGTGAGCATGAACCCGAGGGAGGTTTATGCCCGGTACGATATCCTCAACAACTGGATCGTGGCGAGGGAAGTTTTAACTAGCTCAGGTGACCTCCAATTATTGGCATGGGTACATGAGGTTCAAAGTTGGATCAGTTTCATAAAAACCCCTAGGGATGTTTGTGACATCTATGCAATATGTGGTGCAAATGGAATATGTAACATGGCCAATTCCCCAGTTTGTGGATGTTTCGAAAAATTTACAAACAATAATAGAAAGGGGTTGAATAACTGGTCTGATGGTTGCCATAGGAGGAAGCCTCTGAAATGCGAGAATGGAACAGATGGGTTCAAGAAGTATTCTGGTATAAAATTGCCAGACACTTCTTATTCTTGGTTTAACAGGACTATGAGCCTTAAAGATTGTGAGCACAAGTGTCTGAAGAATTGCTCGTGCACGGCTTATTCGAGTTTAGATATAAGCAAGGGAGGAAGTGGTTGTCTCCTTTGGTTTAATGAGTTGATTGACATTCGAGTGTTGCTTGAAAAGGGGCAAGACATTTACATCAGACTTGATTCTTCTGAAATACCAG ggtcaaaTTCAATTACAGGTGGCCCTCATTCTAGCTCAAAGGGGAAGAAAGTAAAAATCATCATTGGAGGTTTGGTATTAGGGCTCACTACAATGACCTTGCTAGGTCTAAGCCTTGGTTTGTACTTTTATAAAAAGAGTAAGAAGGAAATGAAGCTaaaagaatggttagaattACCACTATTTGATCTGTCTACAATATCAAAAGCTACAAATAACTTTTTATATGACAACAAGGTTGGAGAGGGTGGATTTGGAGCTGTTTATCGG GGTGTTTTCGAAGACAAACAAGAAATTGCTGTGAAGCGTCTCTCGAAGGCTTCCACACAAGGAGTAGAAGAGTTCAAAAACGAAGTTATTTGTATTGCCAAACTTCAACATCGAAATTTAGTAAAGCTTCTTGGTTGTTGTATACAAGGAGAAGAAAAGCTTTTGGTCTACGAGTTCATGGCAAATAAAAGCCTAGATACCTTCATATTTG ATGAAGCAAGGAGCAAACTGCTTGATTGGCCAAAGCGTCTTTCCATTATTATTGGGACGGCACGAGGACTAATGTACCTCCACCAAGATTCTCGACTAAGGGTCATCCATAGAGATCTTAAAGCAAGCAATGTTTTACTAGATAACAACATGAATCCTAAGATTTCAGACTTTGGGCTAGCAAGAAGTGTTGTAGGGGATGCAACTGAAGCAAATACAAATCGTATTTTCGGGACACA TGGATACATTTCTCCAGAATATGCTATTGAtggaatattttcaataaaatcaGACACATTTAGTTTTGGGGTTTTGTTGTTGGAGATTGTAACTGGAAAAAGAAACAGAAAATTTTGTCACCCCGACCATGGTCACAACCTTATCGGTCAT GCATGGAAGTtgtataaagaaaataaagctcTGGAACTAATTGATGTCCACCTAGCTCCATCATGTGATATATCTCAAGTTCAAAGGTGTATCCATGTTGGACTATTATGTGTGCAAGAGCGTCCAGAAGATAGACCAACTATGTCTTCTGTGGTAACAATATTGTCTAATGACAACACCTTACCTGAAGCAAAAGAACCTGGATTTTTCACAGAACGGAAAGTAAATGAAGGTGAGTGCTCTTCAAACACACAGGAAATGAGTTCAGGAAATGGATGTAGCTTCACTATCTTAGATCCTCGCTAG